The DNA region AACGGGTCGGTTATCGAGGTGTAAACCTCCCCGATACCCGCCAATACCTGCCAGAAGATGAAAACGAGGGGCAAGACTAGGAACAGCCCCAGAAAGGCGTAGCCTACACCTGTGGAGAAGGCGAGGAATCTCATGTCTTAAATGCCCACGCCCTGGCCACCTCCACGGCGATCTCCTCCCCCCTGGCGGCCGGGGGCATTGACCCCTCAGCCTTGAGCCTAGCCCCTCCACATTTGAGGGTTGTCTGGTAGTGCCTCCCGAGAAAGACCACATCCTCCACGACGCACCGGAGAGACCCGTTGCCCATGTATATATCTTCTGGGCGTACCACGACGGAGACTTCGTCCCCCGGCGCCGCCTTTTCGCGGCTGTAGGCAGAGATGGGGAACCCCACGTCTACCACCACAGCCTCCCCCTTGGCCTCTATTACCCTGCCCCTCAGCACGTTGGATCTACCCACGAAGGTGGCCACAAATAAGTTAGCCGGCTTGTGGTAGATCTCCTCAGGAGTCCCCACCTGCATGATCCTTCCCGCATTCATTACGGCAATTCTATCAGCCACGGCGAAGGCCTCCTCTTGGTCATGCGTAACGTAGATCGTCGTGATGGACAACCTCTTTGCGATCTTCCTTACCTCATCCCTTAGCTCAACCCTCAGCTTCGCGTCGAGGTTGGCAAGCGGCTCGTCGAGGAGGAGCACTTCCGGCTGAACCACCAGCGCTCTAGCGAGGGCCACCCGTTGCTGCTGGCCCCCAGACAGCTGGAAAGGCCGCCTCTTTTCGAGGCCGGCGAGGCCGACAAGCTCCAGCGCCTCCATAACCCTCTTCTCCACCTCGGCCTTGGTGAGCCTAAGCCTCTTGGCCCTGAGCTTGAGGCCATAGGCCACGTTTTCAAAAACCGTCATGTGCGGCCATAGGGCCCAAGTCTGCGGCACCACGGCTGTGTTCCTCTCCTGAGTCGGCAGATGCGTCACGTCTCTGTCGTCGAAAAATATGCGGCCGGAGGTGGGCTCCTCTAGCCCAGCGACGAGGCGGAGGAGCGTGGTTTTGCCGCAGCCAGATGGGCCGAGGACGGCCACAACCTCGCCGTCGCCTACGACGAGATCTACGTCGTCAACAGCCACAACTCTGCCATCGAAGACTTTGCGGAGCCTCTCCAGCCTTACAACTGTCACGTTGCAAAAGCGGCCCTAATATATAACTTTCCCCCTGGCGATAACTATAAAAACTACGCCCCATTTGGCGCCATGACTTTCGTCTATCCAGACGCCATTGTGTCCACAGCCGGCCACGTGGACCACGGCAAGACCCAGACTACCTACGCCCTCTCGGGCGTCTGGGTCATGAAGCACAGCGAGGAGATAAAAAAGGCCATGACTATAAAGCTGGGGTACACCCAGATAGGGATATACGACTGCGGCGACGAGTACTACTACAGCGACGGCGTGTTGAAGGAGGGGAAGTGCCCCAACGGCGAGGAGCCCAAACTGGTGAGGCGGCTCTCGCTACTAGACGTCCCGGGCCACGAGGTGCTGGTCGCCACGATGGTCTCCGGCGCCGCTGTCGTCGACGGGGCGCTCTTGGTGGTGGACGCTTCCCAGCCCGCCCCCCAGCCCCAGACAGCGGAGCACTTCGCCGTGTTGGACATCATAGGCGTGAGGCACATGGTGGTGGCCCAGAACAAGGTCGACCTAGTGACGAAGGAGAAGGCCCTTGAAAACTACGAGCAGATCAGGAGCTTCCTCGCCGGGACTTGGGCCGAGAAGGCGAAGATCATCCCGATATCTGCCTTGCACAAGGTCAACATCGACGCCCTCGCCACGTACCTGGCCAAGGAGATTCCCAGGAGGGAGGCGGAGCTGGGCAAGCCTGCCCGCTTCTCGGTGCTTAGGAGCTTCAACGTCAACCCGCCGGGCACCCCGCCGGAGAAGCTCAGAGGCGGCGTCCTAGGCGGCACGTTGCTACAAGGCGTGTTGAGGGTAGGCGACGAGATAGAGCTCAGGCCGGGGCTGAAGGTGGACAAGCCCAAGCCCGGCTACCAGCCCATATACACCAAGGTCCTCAGCATCGAGTACAGCGGGTACAAGGTAGAGGAGGCGCGGCCAGGGGGGCTGGTGGGCATAATGACTGGGCTGGACCCTGCGCTGACCAAGGCAGATGCCCTAGCCGGCACAGTGGTCGGCAAGCCGGGGACCCTCCCGCCCGTGTGGACTGCGATAGAGGTGGAGACGAAGCCCATCCCCAGAGCCGCTGGGGAGAAGCCCGAGCCCTTCAAGCAGAACGAGGTTGTCCTACTCGCAGTGGGCCCCGCCACCGTCTTCGGAGTAGTCCAAGCCGTGAAGAAAGACGTAATCACCGTCGTCTTGAAAAAGGCGGTCTGCGCAGAACAGGGCTCGAAGGTGGTCGTTATCCGGCAGATAAAGAACCGGTGGATAGTCACAAACTACGGCACCCTCAAAGGCGGCACCGTGGCACTGGAATAGGCCCAGGCCCCGCGGAGCTGGGGCACAGCTAAAAATTAAAAGGCAAGAGTAAGGATTTTTGTGGGCTTCGTGAAGGTCAAGGCAGGTGTCTTTAACCCCCTCGCCCCAGATAAGGTTGTGGAAGTGGAAGGCATTGTGGACACCGGCGCTGTGTATACGGTGATCCGCCGCGATGTCTTAGAGGGACTCGGGATAAGACCGGTAAAGAGGAGAAGGTTTAAGGCCTTCGGCGGCTATGTGGAGAGAGACGTAGGCGAGGCGGGGCTTGTGCTCATGGGGGAGAGGAGAGTCGTCCCAGTGATATTCGGCGAGGCGGAAGATGTCCTAGTCATCGGCGTCACTGCGCTGGAGATATTCGGGCTGGAGGTCGACCCGGTACGCGGAACGCTGAAAGAGGCCGAGTTGCTACTCCTCTAAACAGCCACCTCAACAGCTAGGAGGCGCAGTAAGCAACTAGTTATCAACTCAACACGCCGCCGAGGGTGCACCCAGCGCATCGCTGCACAGATATGACACAGCTCCTTTCCGCCGCCGGCACTGCGACGAAAGCCCACGAAATCCCGACGGTTGCTGTGGCGAGGTTAGGACTCTGTCCATGAGGGCCGCTGTGACGGGTGGTGTATGTTTATCTTTCTTCTCGGATGTATGGCTTGGCTAGCCAGCGGGGGGCTGGGGTTTTTCCTCTGGTTTTTCTGGTGGCGAGCTGGACGGCGACGAGTACGGCGATGGAGACTAAGTAGGGTACTGTGTTGAGCAGGTGGGGGGATGCTTGTAGGTAGCTTTGAAGGGCGTATGACAGCGTGATGAAGAGGGAGGGGACTAGGGAGGCCCCTATGGCGGCTATGGG from Pyrobaculum arsenaticum DSM 13514 includes:
- a CDS encoding ABC transporter ATP-binding protein, with protein sequence MTVVRLERLRKVFDGRVVAVDDVDLVVGDGEVVAVLGPSGCGKTTLLRLVAGLEEPTSGRIFFDDRDVTHLPTQERNTAVVPQTWALWPHMTVFENVAYGLKLRAKRLRLTKAEVEKRVMEALELVGLAGLEKRRPFQLSGGQQQRVALARALVVQPEVLLLDEPLANLDAKLRVELRDEVRKIAKRLSITTIYVTHDQEEAFAVADRIAVMNAGRIMQVGTPEEIYHKPANLFVATFVGRSNVLRGRVIEAKGEAVVVDVGFPISAYSREKAAPGDEVSVVVRPEDIYMGNGSLRCVVEDVVFLGRHYQTTLKCGGARLKAEGSMPPAARGEEIAVEVARAWAFKT
- the eif2g gene encoding translation initiation factor IF-2 subunit gamma, with the translated sequence MTFVYPDAIVSTAGHVDHGKTQTTYALSGVWVMKHSEEIKKAMTIKLGYTQIGIYDCGDEYYYSDGVLKEGKCPNGEEPKLVRRLSLLDVPGHEVLVATMVSGAAVVDGALLVVDASQPAPQPQTAEHFAVLDIIGVRHMVVAQNKVDLVTKEKALENYEQIRSFLAGTWAEKAKIIPISALHKVNIDALATYLAKEIPRREAELGKPARFSVLRSFNVNPPGTPPEKLRGGVLGGTLLQGVLRVGDEIELRPGLKVDKPKPGYQPIYTKVLSIEYSGYKVEEARPGGLVGIMTGLDPALTKADALAGTVVGKPGTLPPVWTAIEVETKPIPRAAGEKPEPFKQNEVVLLAVGPATVFGVVQAVKKDVITVVLKKAVCAEQGSKVVVIRQIKNRWIVTNYGTLKGGTVALE